The DNA region TTTTCGCCCTCATCTCGCTGATCTCCTGATCGAGCTCCTCTCGGAAATATTTCTGAAGCGAAGGCACAATGCTCGCAGTCTCCTCTTTGGTCAGTTCGATGGCCATAAAATCGTCCGTCCGCTCCCGTGAATCACCGAGAGCGAGTAGCTGGTTACTTCGCGTTCTCGGCCAGGATCGCCCGCACATCGCCCTTAGCCCGCGCCAGCTCCACCCGGCTGAGGTTGTACTGATAAACCGCTTCCAGCCGGCTATCGCTCGCGATCGCCAGCGCATTCTGCGCTTCGATGACTTCACGGTTGTCCACCGCGCCGCCCTCGAACCGGATCTGCGCCAGCCGCAGCTGCTCTTGCGCGAGCCGCAAGCTGCGCTCCGCCACCGCGACCTGCGTGTTGCGCGACTTCGCATCCTGCGCCGCCAGCCTCAACTCCGCCGGGATCTGCAACTCCAGCGCACGCACCCGCAGCTCCTGCTGCCGCAGCTGCGCCAGAGCCACTCGCTTGTCCGCACTCGTCCTGAGCCCGTCGAAAACCGGCACCGACACCGCCACGCCCGCGAGCCAGGCCTCCTTCTCGTTCCCGTCAAACGCCCGCGATGTCACGTATCCATATTCACCCACCGCGCTCAACACGCCGAACCGCTGATAACCCGCCGCGCGCACCTGGTCCTTGTTTTGTTCGATCGCTTTCGTCGCGCGCAGATAGTCCGAACGCTGCTCCAGCGCCGCCTTCTCGCTCTCGCCCGCCAGCGTTGGCTGATCCACGCGCTTCACCTCAAAGCCCGCCAGCGCCAGCGGTGCCGACAACTGCCAGTCGAGCAGCCGCTTCAACTGCAACTCGCTCTGGTAAACCGTCGTGTCCTGCTGCAATCGCGCCTGCTCCGTGATCGCCAGCTGGGCTTCCGCGCGCGTCACGTCGATCTGCGTAACCACACCCGCATCCAGCTGCCGCTTCACCAGATCGAGCAGCTCGCGCGCCCGCCGGATGTTGGCATCGAGCACGTCGATACGCTGCACATTGCGCATGTGGCCGAAATAACTCTGCGCCACCGCCGAGAATACCGTCTGCAACGTTTGCTGCTGGTCAAAGGCCGCCACCGCCGCGCTTTTTCGCGCCGCCCGATACGCCGCGATCTGAGCCGGATTAAGCAACGCCACACTGCCCGTGAGCTTCCCGTCGAAGCGGTTGACCGGCGACTGCTCAAATGGCCCGGCTCCGGTTACTTGCACCGACTTCGTCCGTCGTTGCTGCGCATCCAGAGAGATGTCCGGCAGCAGCGCCGCCCGCTGCTGATCCGCCGCCGCCAGCGCCTGGGCCACCGCTTCGCGGCTGATCAAAACATTCGGATTCGCCTTCTCGATCCCGTCGAACGCCTCGGCCAGCGAAAGCGCCGCCCGCGCGGGAATACTGCTGATGGCCAGCACGGAGACCAAAGAGGAAAGAGCGGCGCGAGAAAAAGCGTTCATGAAATTCACCCAGCAAAATCCACTCCATCGCTGCTTCCGCAAGGCGCGAATCGCCGGACGCTCCGCGCGTCTTGCCTCGGCGCACGCGGGCGGTTGCGCTTTCACGCCTCAGCCTCGAATCTATTTCTCCATGCGTATCGGCCTAGCCCAGCTCAATCCCACCGTCGGCGACCTCGCCGGCAACCGCCGCAGAATCCTCGACGCCTACCGCTCGCTCGTTGCCCAAGGCGCCGAACTCGTCGTCTTCCCCGAGCTCATCGTCTGCGGCTACCCGCCCCGCGACCTGCTCTTCAAACGCCGGTTCGTCCCCGATAACGAAGAGTCCCTCACCGAGATCGCCGCCGCCATCGGCGAAGTCCCCGCCATCATCGGCTTCGTCGAAACCAACCCCGCGCCCACCGGCCGCCGCTTCTTCAACGCCGCCGCCTTCTGCCACCGCGGCGAGATCCAGGTCATCGGCCGCAAATGCCTCCTGCCCACCTACGACGTTTTCGACGAAGACCGCTACTTCGAAGCCGCCAGTGAGCCGCGCATCGTCACCTTCGACGGCAAACGCATCGGCCTCACCATCTGCGAAGATCTCTGGAAAAACCCGAAAATCGACACCGCCCGCCTCTACGAAATCAACCCCATCGCCTGGCTCGCCGCCGAACGCGTCGATCTCGTCGTCAACCTCTCCGCCAGTCCCTGGTACGCCGGCAAAGGCGCCGTCCGCGACCAGCTCGTCACCGACACCGCGAAACAACTCCGCTGCCCCCTCGTCTACGTGAACGCCATCGGCGGCAACGACGAGCTCGTCTTCGACGGCCGCTCCCTCGTCGCCAACGAGAACGGCGAAATCACCGCCCGCCTCGCCGCCTTCACCGAAGACCTCCGCACGGTCGAAATCCCGCTCTCATCGTCTCCCACCCCGCCCGCCTCCGAACCCTCGAGCGTTAAAAGTTCAGCGTTGAGCGTTGAGCGTTCCACCAATTCGCCCGCATCCACGCCTGCGCCCACTGGTCACTGGTCATTGGTCACTGGTCATTCGCCGCCTCCAGCGGCGTCCAATCATTCAGCCGACATTTATGCGGCGCTCGTCCTCGGCCTCCGCGATTACGCCCACAAGAGCGGCTTCAAACGCGCATTGATCGCCCTCTCCGGCGGCATCGACTCCGCCCTCGTCGCCGTCCTCGCCGTCGAAGCCCTTGGCGCGGAGAACGTCATCGGCGTTTCCCTGCCCTCCTCGATCTCCTCGCAACACTCCAAAGACGACGCCCGCATCCTCGCCGAAAACCTAGGCATCCGTTTCGAGACCATCGCCATCGCCGACGCCGTCGCCACCGCCGAAGCCGCGCTCGGCCCCATTTTCGCCGGACGCGCCCGCGACGTCACCGAGGAAAACATCCAGGCCCGCATCCGCGGCGTCATCATGATGGCGCTCTCCAATAAATTCGGCGCGCTCCTCCTCACTACGGGAAACAAGAGCGAGGTCGCCGTCGGCTACTGCACGCTCTACGGAGACATGTGCGGCGGCCTCGCCGTGATCTCCGACGTATTCAAAACTCAAGTCTACGCCCTCTGCCGCTGGATCAACTGCGAGCGCGAGATCATCCCTGAGAACACGATCACCAAACCCCCCAGCGCCGAACTCCGCCCCGGCCAGGTCGATCAAGACAGCCTCCCTCCTTACGACATCCTCGACGCCATTCTCGAAGGCTACGTCGAAAAAGGCCTCAGCCGCCGCGACCTAGTCCGCGAAGGTTTCAACGAAACCGTCATCAACGACATCGTCCGCAAAGTGGACCTTAACGAGTATAAGCGAAAGCAAATGGCCCCCGGCATTAAGATCACCCCCCTCGCCTTCGGCGTCGGCCGCCGCATCCCCATCGTCCAAAAATACGTGAGCTGATTTACCCCGTAGAGTTTCAACCACTTATTTCCACTGATGGACACTGATCCGATCCACTCCGCCGATCACGACCCCGATGGCTACGCGCTCATAGGCGCTTGCTACGAAGTCCACAAAGAACTCGGCAACGGATACCTCGAAGACGTTTACCAAGAAAGCCTCGAGCTTGAACTGACAGATCGCTCCATCCCATTCGTCGCTCAACCCAAGCTGCCGATCTTCTACAAAGGCCTCCCCCTCCGTAAACACTACGAGGCCGACCTCCTTGTTCTCGACAATATCATCGTCGAATTGAAAGCCGTGAAAGCACTCCTGCTAGAGCATGAGGCGCAACTGCTCCACTATCTAAAAGCCACCAGCCGCCGCGTCGGCTACCTGGTTAACTTCGGCGCATTCCCCAAACTCGATTGGCGCCGCCGCATCCGCTAATCCGGTTTTCATAAGTGTTCTTCAGTGCCCATCAGTGGTTAAAAAAATTCCGCCTTCGCTCATGTCCGCCTCCACTCCCTCCCTCGTCCCCAACTCCACCGCCCTCTTCGCCCGCGCGCAGCAGCTCATGCCCGGCGGCGTCAACTCCCCCGTCCGAGCCTTCCGCTCCGTCGGTGGCGCTCCGTTCTTCGTGAAGGCCGCCCGCGGCGCCACGCTCCTAACGGCCGACGACCGCGTGCTCATCGACTTCGTCTGCACCTGGGGCCCCGCCATCCACGGGCACAATCACCCCGTCATCAAAAAAGCCATCGCCGCCGCCCTCGAAAGCGGCACGTCCTTCGGCACGCCCAATCCCTACGAAGTCGAGATGGCCGAGCTTATCGTCCGCTTCGTTCCCTCGATTAAAAAAGTCCGCCTCTGCAACAGCGGCACCGAAGCCACCATGTCCGCCATCCGCCTCGCCCGCGGGTTCACCAAGCGCGACAAGATCATCAAATTCTCCGGCTGCTACCACGGCCACTCGGACTCGCTGCTCATTAAAGCCGGCTCCGGCGCACTCACGCACGGCCATCCCGACAGCGCCGGCATCCCCGCCAGTTTCGCGCAGGAAACCATCGTCCTTCCCTACAACGACCGCGCCGCCCTCGACGCCGCCTTCGCCGCCAACCCAGAAAAAATCGCCTGCGTTATCATCGAACCCTACTGCGGCAACGTCGGCTTCATCATGCCCGACCCGGGCTACCTCGCCTACCTCCGCGAGATCACCGCCAAACACGGCACCGTCCTCATCTTCGACGAAGTCATGACCGGCTTCCGCATCGCCAAAGGCGGCGTTCAGGAACGCGAAAACATCACCCCCGATCTCACCTGCCTCGGAAAAATCATCGGCGGCGGTCTCCCCGTCGGCGCTTTCGGCGGACGCGCCGACATCATGGATCACCTCGCCCCGCTCGGCCCCGTTTATCAAGCCGGCACCCTCAGCGGAAACCCCCTCGCCATGGCCGCCGGCATCGCCGGCCTCAAACTCCTCGAAGAACAAAATCCCTACGTCCGCCTCGACGCCCTCGGCCAGCGCCTCCGCGACGCCGTCCTCGCCGCAGCCCGCAACAAAGGTCTCCCCGTGCATGTCCCCCAATGCGGCTCCATGTTCAGCATCTTCTTCACCGACACCCCCGTCCGCGACTACGCCACCGCCCTCAAAAGCGACGCGAAGATTTTCGCCAAATTCTTCCACCTCTGCCTCGAAAAAGGCGTTTACTTGGCTCCCAGTGCTTACGAAGCCGGTTTCCTCAGCACCGCGCACGACGGCCCCGCGATCGACCGGGCCTGCGATGTGCTCACCGAAAGCCTCCACTCGCTGTAATTTTGCCCACGGCGAGCCGTTATAGAAAAAACTTCTCTCTCCGCGCCCGCCACATGCCCAAGTTCGCCGCCCTCGCCCTCGCCTTCCTCGTCGCCTTAGCGGCCCCACTCACCGCCCAGCCGACCGACGCGCCCCAACTCCCCCTCGCCGAGATAAAACCCGGCCAGACCGGCGAAGTCTGGACCGTTTTCCAAGGCACCCAAATCGAGCCCTTTTCCGTCGTCGTCACCGGCGTTCTTCAAAACGCCCTCGGCCCCGGCAAATCCCTCATCGTCTGCGAACTCACCGACCCTCGCGTCCAAAAAATGGGCGCCGTCGCCGGCATGAGCGGCAGCCCCCTCTACATCGACGGCAAACTCGCCGGCGCCCTCAGCTACCAAATCCAGCGCTTCGAAACCGTCCGCTTCGCCGGCTTCACCCCTATCGGCGACCTCATCGAAGTCTCTCAATTCGAAACCAAATCCCCCCGCCCCGTCACCCCGCACGACAACAACCTTATCCCCCTGGATAAAAACTCCGCCTCCACCAAACGCACCTCCTCGCTCCGCACTCCGCTTCCGTCTCTCAACTCTCAACCCTCAACTCTCAATTTTTCTTCCTCCGTCTCCTCCGTCGCCTCCGACTCCTTCACTCCCCTCACGCCCGTCTTCGCCCTCGGCGGCATCTCCCCGCAAGTCGCCGCCCTCTTCACCGAAGACTTCCGTGCCCTCGGCCTGAATACCACCGCCCTCGGCGGCCACACCAACACCTCGTCCGCCAACTCTAGCGCCGCCTCCGCCTCTCACCCTTCACCCTTCCCTCTTCACTCTTCTCTCCGCCCCGGCTCCGCCGTCGCCGTCGCACTCGCCACCGGCGACATCACCCTCGCCGGCACCGGCACCGTCTCCCACGTCAACGGCAACCACATCCTCGCCTTCGGCCATCCCATGCTCGGCCTCGGCGACGTCGAGCTCCCCATGGCCAGCGCCGAGATCCTCACGATCCTCCCCTCCGCGCTCAACTCCTTCAAACTCTCCAACACCGGCGAAGTCATCGGCACCATCAGCCAGGACCGCCTCTCCGCCATCTACGGCGAGATCGGCCCCAAGCCCGCCATGCTCCCCGTTGTAGTGAAAACTCCAGCACGCACCCTCAACTTCTCCACCGTCCGCCACGACCGCCTCGCCCCCATGATCGCCGGCGCTGGCCTTTCCCAAGCCGTCCTCGGCTCCAACGAAAACGGCCTGGCCGAAGGTTTCCACATCACCACCACCATCACCTATCCCGGCGGCCGCACCCTCGCTACCGACACGATCTTCGCCGGCCCCCAAGGCTTCCAATCCGGCCTCAGCCAGTTCATCCGCCGCCTCTCCGCCAGCCTCGGCAACCCCATCGCCGACGTCTTCCCCGACGCTCTCTCCTTCGTCGTCGAAACGCTCCCGAAAAATCCCGCCGCCAACCTCGATCTCATCCAGGTCTCCCGCACACGCCTTCAACCCGGCGACGACCTCCAGGTCACTCTCACCGTCCGCGATTACCAAGGCTCTCCCGTCCGCGAAACCGTCTCCATCCCCGTTCCCTCCGCCTGGCTCGGCCGCCGCCTCGAACTCCTCGTCATGCGTGGCGACGCTCTCGAACGCGTCACCGGCCGCCCCGAGATGGCCACCGTCTCCCAGATCCGCTCTTTCGATTCCTACCTCGACCTCATGAGCGACAAACGCCGCGACGACGGCCTCTACGTCGTCGTCGCCGAACGCGCCGGCGCCTTTCTCGACCAGACTCAACTCACGCTCGATTATCCCGGCAGCATCGAACGCATCGCCCGCGGCTCCGACGAAACCCGCTTCCAAAAACGCGACGTCCTCGTCCCCCTTTGGGAAACACATCTCTTCCCCGGCAAACTCCTCGACGCCGCCCACCGCCGCCCCCTCCAAGTCAGCGAATGATCGCTCTTCGCTCCGAGGGTAGGGCGCGTTAGCCCTAACGCGCCGTCCGCATCGCCCGCGAACCAACTTCGAAAACTCATCAACAAACCCCGCACTCACGCCGAAAACTGAGCGTCCATCAGCGTCCTTGAGCGGTTCCCATTCCGTCCCTCCGAACTCCATGCCCTCTGTGTCCGCGCTCCGTGTCCTCTGTGGCAAAAAATCCGATTCCTAAACTCCTCCCTCCGTTTCCTCCGCTCCCTCCCACAAACTTTCCCACGCCCATCATGCCCACCAAGCACGCCGCACCCACCAACTCACGCATGACTCTCCCACTCTCCCGCCACACGTCACAACCCCGCCATCGCCCCCTTTTCGTACCTTTCGTGTGTTTCGTGGTTCTCATCTCCACCTCCGCTTCTTCCATCTTCGCCGCCCCGCTCTCCCGCAGCCTCCCCATCGACTTCTTTCGCGACATCTCCAGCCGTAACCTCAAAGGCCTCGCCACCCGCTCCGACGGCCGCCTCGTCGCCGGCCCCGTCCTCACCGACCTGAGCGGCCCCGCCTTCGCCGACATCCTCTGGACCCTCGAATCCTCCTCGCCCGACTCCACCCGCTGGCTCGTCGGCACCGGCCCCGAAGGAAAAATCTTCGAACTCACCCTCGACCTCACGGCCAACACCTACACCTCCCGCGAAATCGCCGACCTCGACGACACCCACGTCTTCGCCCTCCGCCGCCTCCCCGACGGCGCGCTCCTCGCTGGCACCTCGCCCCACGGCACGCTCTCCCTGATCCGCGACGGCAAAATCGTCTCCCGCGCCACCCTCCCCGCCGACACCATCCACGACATCCAGCTCAGCCGCGACGCCGCGCTCGCCTACATCGCCACCGGCAACCCCGGCCGTATCTACGAACTGGATCTCAAAAAATTCGCCGCTTCCACGCTCCCCGTTCCCGACTCCCAGCCTTCCGCCTCTCAACCCTCAACCCTCAACTCTCAACTTTCCCTCCCTGCCTTCCTCCGCCTCCTCGGCGAAATCAAAGACCGCAACGCTCGCCGCCTCGCCCTCCTCGGAGACAACCTCGTCATCGGCTCCGCCCCCAAAGGAAACCTCTACACGCTCCCGCTCACTGGCGGCGAACCCCTGATCCTCCAGGAAAACCGCGACGCCGAAGTCGCCACGCTCCTCCCTCAACCCAACGGTGATCTCTACGCCGCCCTCGTCTTCTCCAACCAGCAAGCCGAGTCCCGCCTCAACCGCCCCCAACCCGCGCGCACACCAGCCGCTCCCACCGAAGCCACCGCCACTCCCGGCGCTCCAGCCCCCGACCAGCCCCCCGCGCCCAACGCCCCCGGCACTCCTCCCGTCCCACCTACCGCCGCACCCACGCCACCGCTCGCCCCGATTCCCCAATTCCCCGGCCGCAGCTCCATCGTTTATTTCCCGAAAAACGGACTCCCCGAAACCGTCGTCTCCCGCAGCAACCTCGCCTTCTACGCCCTCGCCCGCCGCTCCGACACCCTGATCATCGCCGGTGGCGAACAAGGCGACATCCTCGGCTACGACCTCCCCGCGCGCCTCGGCCTCACCTTCCCCGGCACCGCCTCCGCCCAAATCAACCAGATCGTCCCTCTGACCGTCTCCGCTTCCGCTCCCTCCGTCTCTCAACCCTCAACTTTCAACCCTCAACCTTCCGCCTCCGCCCCATCCCGCTTCCTCCTTCTCCGTAACAACACCCCAGGCCTCGCCCTCCTCGACTTCGCCGCCCCCGGCCCCCGCGAAGCCGAAACCAAACGCCTCGACCTCGGCTCCCCCGCCACCCTCGGCGCCCTCCGCTTCCCCCGTATCCGCGAAGCCACTCCCGCCGACCTCACCGTCAAAGTCCGCACCACCTTCGCCGCCGACGAAGCCGAGTCCTGGACTCCCTGGCTCGCCGCCCCCCTCCGCGAAGACGGCTGGCTCGCCGACAACCAACGCGGCCGCTACGTGAAACTCCAGATCTCCCTCCCCGCCTCCGCCGCCAACGCCCAGCTCGACAAACCCGACCTCTTCTTCCTCCCCCAAAACCGCCGCCCTTCGCTCACCGAATTCCGCATCGCCGCCCCCGGCTTCTCCCTCGTCCCGCCCTCGCCTTCGACCGACTTCCAATCGCCCCCGTCCACCCTCGGCCAGCTCCTCGGCGGCTCCGACCGCCCCAGCTCGAGCTCCCGCAACAGCCTCAACTCAGCCCGCATCTTCCCGCAGCCCGGCCTTCAAATCGTCACTTGGACCCTCTCCGACGCCGACGACGATGAACTCCGCTCCACTTTCTCGATACGCCGCGCCGGCACCTCCGACTGGCTCGACCTCGCCGTTAACACCACCGACACCTTCGCCCAATTCGACACCACCCACCTCGCCGACGGCGTGTACGACACTCGCGTCACCGCCACCGAACAAGCCCCCCGCCCCTTCGCCGACCGCCTCACGGTCACCTTCGAAACCGACGACCTCGTCATCGACAAAACCCCGCCCGTCATCACCGAAGTCAAAGTCGCCCGCACCGCCGACGCGCTCCTGATCACCGTCTCCGGCCGCGACGCCGTGAGCCTCCTCATCGGCGCCGAATTCGTCTTCAACAACGGCCACCGCGCCGAAGCCACCCAGCCCGACGACGCCATCCGCGACAGCCGCGCCGAGTCTTTCACGCTCCGCCTTGAGCCCGAAAAAGCCCTCAACGCCACCACCGTCGAAGTCCTCCTCTACGACGAACTAGGCTACGCCACCTCCCGCCGCATCACCCTCTGAAGGCCTCCGTGGGTAGGGCGGGTTAGCCCTAACCCCGCCGGTTCGACTCCCCGCCCACTCACGCCGCTCGCCGCAGCTTCCGCTTCCGCCACACCACAAACACCGCCGCCGCCCCGCCCATGATGAGCACCACCGTCGCCGGTTCCGGGATACTCGGTGCCGTCGCCGGATCGATCGCCGCCAGTCCCGCCGCATCGAACTGCGCCTTCGTCTCCAGCACGACTGCGCCCGACACCGCCGTCACCAGCTGAAACTTCCCCGCGAGCGCCACCGCCTCCGCCCGCTTCCCACCCGCAACCAACCGCGCGATTTCATCCGCCGCCCAAAGCCGCGCGATGTGCCCGCCCTTCTCCTGCTGCTCTAATGTCAAATTCGGCGTTGTCCGATCCGACATCGTCCGCTCCAGATTTCTCCCGCCACCCGTCAGCGCCCGCCCGAGCTCCGCGCTCAAATCCTCCCGCAACGTCCCCCAGCGCTCCGCCGCCGTCACGCGCGTCACGCCATCCAGCTTCTCCAAAATCACCTGCGCGCCCTGCACCACCGCAAACGCGCGAATCGCCACCTGCTTCGGCCGCCGCGTTTGCTTCTGCGAAAGCCCTTCAAACGACTGCCACCCGACCGGCTGCGTCCCGTGAATCCACAAAATCTCCCCGCCCGCCGCCGCCGCGTCATCCCACGCCGCCGACAACGCATCCAGATTGTCCTGACCGCCGACAAAACGCTGCGCCCTCAACCACGCCGCCACTTCCGCCGGCGCGCGCCCCGGACAACTCACCACCACATCGCCCGCCACGAGCAGCCGGATCTTCGCCGCGGCATCCTGCGCCCCGATCACATCCGCGATCTCACCGATGAGCGGCCCCATCGCCTGCGATCCATCGATAACCACCACGAGTTCGCGCGCCGCCTTTCGCTCCGCCTCGACCAGCCTCTGCACAAACACCTTCCCCGGCATCTGTGAATGCACCGCCCAGTGCTCACGCCTCTCCGCATTTCCGCTCACCATTACCAGCGGAAGCACTTCGCCGTTTTTCAACGCGATCGCTCCATGCGCTGACCACAGTCCATTCGTCTCCCGCACCGGTTTCAGTCCGCCGTCCGCCAGCGCCAGCGGACTCGCCGACTCCAGCCACAGTGCGTGAGTCACCCCATCCGGCACGCTAAAATTCTGCTCGATGATCCGCGGCAGCATCATCTCCGCCTTCCCTTCCGAGATCGCGCGCAACGGCATCGTCACGCCGAAGCGGATCTTCATCTCCCCGTTCGCCGGCACCGGGAAACACTGCATCTGCACCCGGTTCGGCCCCTTCGTCGTAACGAGCACCGGATCGCGCCGCTGCTGGATCGCGACCTTCTGATAAGCCTCGCGCACCTGCGAGCGCCCCGCGAACGCCGCCTCCCGCTCCTCGCCATTCACCCACAACGTCAACCGCGACACCACCCCGCCCGGCGGCAGCGCGATCTGCGCCCGCGCCTCCTGCTGCCAGCCCGCCGTGTTCTTAAACACCATCGTCCACTCCAAATAACCCGTCAGCGCATCCGCATCGACCGTCCCATCGATCCGCGACTCCGTCAGAGCCAGTCCCTTGAGCCTTTGCCCGACCACTTCCCCGCCCGCGTTTGAATCCCACACCCAATCGTCACTCATCCGCGAACGTCCGCCGAAACCGAAACGCTCGGGCATTGGCACCAGATTGAACGGCTTTCCCGTCACTCGATAAAAAATCGTGCGCGCCTCCTCGACCGGAAGGTGTTTTCCAAACGAGAAAACAAAGCCCACCAGATCCATCGCCGCTCCATTGCGCGGATAGCACCGCTGCAAAAGTCTCTCTTCGCTGCCCACCGCACGGAGCAAATGAAGCCCTCGCTGCATCGTCTCTGTTCTCTCGGAACGCGCCAGGCGAAGCCCCGCCTCCGTCAGGATCGACGGCGTCTCCAATCCTACGAGCGCCAGCAACGCGATCACCACACCCGCGCGCCAGCCATGCATCGCCTGCCCTGCGGTCTTTTGCGCTCTACGCAGTCGCGTGCGACAGATCAGTGCCGTGATCAAAGCCATCAATGGCGCCAGCGGCAGCAGCCCGATCCCGAAAAAAATCACCGCGAGCACGGCAAACGGCGTGATCAGCGCAAACATCGCCGCATACAGCGCAGCGACCGCCACCGCCGCCCCGTTCAACAATCCCAGCCAGCGCGGAATCACCGCGTCCCGCCCGCCTTCACTGGCGCAACGTCCCGCATGATACAGCGCCAGGCCGTTTGCCAGCGGCACCAGCGCGATCATCAGCGCGTGAAACAGCGTCGGCATCGGATCGAACATCTCCGACGAACACGCGCGGGTGATAAACTCAAAGACCAGCGCCACCACCGGCAGCACCACACCCAGCGCGATGCAAAAAAACGTGACCAACGAGCTGTTCTTTTCTTCAGGACTATCCCCGTTTCTTCCGCTACCCGCATCCTGAACCCCGACCAGTTCCGCTTCGATTGTGCCCATCCGCGCTAGAACCCGCCGCACATCCTCCGGTGTCGCCACGGCGATCTTCTGCGCCGTCAGCTCCTCGCTTACATGACGCTCGATGTCTTCCGACACTTCGTTCGCGTCCGCACCCACCGCGATCATGCGCGTGCGCACAGCGGCCACATGGCGTTCAAGTTCGTTCCTCGCGCTCTCAGTCCAGGTAATCATGGGGTTAGTTTTTGCGCCGCAACGCGCGGCAAGCCGGCACCAGTTCCAAAAGATAATCGTTCATGAGCGCCGCCACCTTCCGGCCCGCCGGCGTGAGCGAATAATACTTCCGCGCGGGCCCTTCGCTCGACTCCTCCAGCCGCGTCTTCACCAGCCCCTGCAACCGCAGCCGGGACAACAACGGATAAAGCGTTCCCTCCGTCACACCGAAGCCCGGCAGATTCGCCAGCTCCTTCACTAGTTCATAGCCGTAGCGTTCCTGCCCATCGAGAGCGTTGAGGATGCACAGATCGAGCACGCCCTTGCGGACCTGCACCGTCCAATTGCCGAAAATCTCCTCGGAGGAATCTGCCACACCAGTACCTTGGATTACAAGGTACCCGGCCTGTCAATGATCAGCTCGACACTTTCATCGAATTTTCCGCCTGCTTAGAGAGCCATGAACGCCAGCCCCATGATCACCGTCGGGATCAGCGCGCCCACCAGCAATCCGATCGGCGACACCCCGCTCGGGAAATACCGCTGCAAGATCGACTGCCCCGCCGGGTTCGGCGCATTCGCGATCACCGTCAAACCGCCGCCCGTCACCGCGCC from Nibricoccus aquaticus includes:
- a CDS encoding VIT domain-containing protein yields the protein MITWTESARNELERHVAAVRTRMIAVGADANEVSEDIERHVSEELTAQKIAVATPEDVRRVLARMGTIEAELVGVQDAGSGRNGDSPEEKNSSLVTFFCIALGVVLPVVALVFEFITRACSSEMFDPMPTLFHALMIALVPLANGLALYHAGRCASEGGRDAVIPRWLGLLNGAAVAVAALYAAMFALITPFAVLAVIFFGIGLLPLAPLMALITALICRTRLRRAQKTAGQAMHGWRAGVVIALLALVGLETPSILTEAGLRLARSERTETMQRGLHLLRAVGSEERLLQRCYPRNGAAMDLVGFVFSFGKHLPVEEARTIFYRVTGKPFNLVPMPERFGFGGRSRMSDDWVWDSNAGGEVVGQRLKGLALTESRIDGTVDADALTGYLEWTMVFKNTAGWQQEARAQIALPPGGVVSRLTLWVNGEEREAAFAGRSQVREAYQKVAIQQRRDPVLVTTKGPNRVQMQCFPVPANGEMKIRFGVTMPLRAISEGKAEMMLPRIIEQNFSVPDGVTHALWLESASPLALADGGLKPVRETNGLWSAHGAIALKNGEVLPLVMVSGNAERREHWAVHSQMPGKVFVQRLVEAERKAARELVVVIDGSQAMGPLIGEIADVIGAQDAAAKIRLLVAGDVVVSCPGRAPAEVAAWLRAQRFVGGQDNLDALSAAWDDAAAAGGEILWIHGTQPVGWQSFEGLSQKQTRRPKQVAIRAFAVVQGAQVILEKLDGVTRVTAAERWGTLREDLSAELGRALTGGGRNLERTMSDRTTPNLTLEQQEKGGHIARLWAADEIARLVAGGKRAEAVALAGKFQLVTAVSGAVVLETKAQFDAAGLAAIDPATAPSIPEPATVVLIMGGAAAVFVVWRKRKLRRAA
- a CDS encoding PadR family transcriptional regulator, with translation MADSSEEIFGNWTVQVRKGVLDLCILNALDGQERYGYELVKELANLPGFGVTEGTLYPLLSRLRLQGLVKTRLEESSEGPARKYYSLTPAGRKVAALMNDYLLELVPACRALRRKN